Proteins encoded in a region of the Tubulanus polymorphus chromosome 10, tnTubPoly1.2, whole genome shotgun sequence genome:
- the LOC141912113 gene encoding uncharacterized protein LOC141912113 translates to MASYISNMLKRPKNREAIAVVTRYPSPGSCKTKLIPAIGGRGAARAQLLMTEHLLSEVQTVKLSKPDLQVFVYYCGATIDDMRYWFDRKYPGLSPIFKQQTGLNLGEIIANIFKQTFAAGNERTIVVGSDIPGVNYNILEDALSLLKWDENDVTIGKALDGGYYLIGLNRRTSALIEPLFMKGIEWGTERVYTQQIEAAEFLSLKVATLEQQLSDVDVADDLRVLEDCLSVTTDELVNPQWSIIIPVFNEEDVIAETLDTLFQNIDGSNSIEVIVADGGSTDSTIDKVKQVMSNHPEAKFSLMETKACRGHQQKIGADGATGDILLFLHADTLLPPNYNTLASDCLWTPGNVAGAFQFSVSKTESSTKFQDFQIKMLEWGTNCRSKYVELPYGDQALFIRRCYYDKIGGIPDHRLFEDFVMVEAAKRIGHIGIVAAPCQTSARRYQRNGFWRNTCLNSAMIAAYKFGYHPNDIANWYYGKPPTDTDHRELGEDKSSSADDDSRGEEEREETTGSQVTVDASTPDSRVGEADVSRGGQIDVSRGGEADVSRVGETDVVQGGEADVSRGGETDVVQGGETDVSRVGEADVTSN, encoded by the exons ATGGCTTCCTACATCAGCAACATGCTGAAACGCCCGAAAAACCGGGAAGCAATCGCCGTAGTAACGAGATACCCGTCGCCGGGCTCGTGTAAAACGAAATTGATTCCTGCGATCGGCGGTCGAGGAGCGGCGAGAGCTCAGTTATTGATG ACGGAACATCTTCTGTCGGAAGTCCAGACGGTGAAATTATCGAAACCCGATCTCCAAGTGTTCGTGTATTATTGCGGAGCGACCATTGATGACATGCGATATTGGTTCGATCGTAAATACCCGGGATTATCGCCGATCTTTAAACAACAAACCGGGCTAAACCTCGGTGAAATCATCGCGAATATCTTCAAACAGACTTTCGCAGCCGGCAATGAACGCACTATAGTCGTAG GTAGTGACATTCCTGGAGTTAATTATAACATTCTCGAAGATGCGTTGAGTTTGTTGAAATGGGATGAAAACGACGTTACGATCGGTAAAGCGCTTGACGGAGGCTACTATCTGATTGGTTTAAACCGCAGAACCAGCGCGTTGATTG AACCGTTGTTCATGAAGGGGATAGAGTGGGGAACGGAACGCGTTTACACTCAACAGATCGAAGCCGCCGAATTCCTCTCGTTGAAAGTCGCCACTTTAGAACAGCAACTTTCAGACGTG GATGTCGCTGATGATTTGAGAGTTTTAGAGGATTGTTTATCGGTAACGACGGATGAATTAGTCAATCCTCAGTGGTCGATTATAATTCCTGTGTTCAACGAAGAAGACGTCATCGCCGAAACTCTGGATACGCTCTTTCAG AATATCGATGGCAGTAACAGTATAGAAGTGATAGTAGCAGACGGAGGAAGCACGGACTCGACGATCGATAAAGTGAAACAAGTGATGAGTAATCATCCGGAAGCTAAATTCTCGCTCATGGAAACGAAAGCTT GTCGAGGTCACCAGCAGAAGATCGGAGCAGATGGCGCTACCGGTGATATTCTACTGTTTTTGCACGCTGATACGCTGTTACCGCCGAACTATAACACGCTGGCCAGCGATTGTCTGTGGACGCCGGGCAACGTCGCCGGAGCATTTCAATTCAGTGTTTCGAAAACTGA aTCATCTACCAAGTTCcaagattttcaaataaaaatgttagaatGGGGAACGAATTGCAGATCAAAGTATGTCG aattaccGTATGGAGATCAAGCTCTGTTCATCCGTAGATGTTATTACGATAAAATCGGAGGAATCCCCGACCATCGGCTGTTCGAGGATTTTGTTATG gtAGAAGCGGCAAAGAGAATCGGTCACATTGGAATAGTAGCTGCACCGTGTCAGACTTCCGCTCGTAGATATCAACGCAATGGCTTTTGGCGG aacaCATGTTTAAACAGCGCGATGATCGCGGCCTATAAATTCGGATATCACCCGAACGATATCGCTAACTGGTACTACGGGAAACCACCGACGGACACAGATCATCGCGAACTCGGCGAAGACAAATCCTCATCAGCAGACGATGACAGTCGTGGcgaggaggagagagaggagacgACCGGTAGTCAGGTGACGGTAGACGCATCGACTCCAGATAGCCGGGTAGGGGAAGCAGACGTCAGCCGGGGTGGGCAAATTGATGTCAGCCGGGGAGGGGAAGCAGACGTTAGCCGGGTTGGGGAAACAGATGTCGTCCAGGGAGGGGAAGCAGACGTTAGCCGGGGTGGGGAAACAGATGTCGTCCAGGGAGGGGAAACAGACGTCAGCCGTGTAGGGGAAGCAGACGTCACTTCCAATTAA
- the LOC141912023 gene encoding uncharacterized protein LOC141912023, producing MPGPPPPPPPPPGPPPPPMPGKGSSGPPSSKDRSALLSSIHGGMKLKKTVTNDRSSPLVGGKSSSSASSGGGGGGGGGGGMGGGPPGLGGLFAGGMPKLRSTGNRSATGNSSTVPRPLKPPVTSDKPFSTANNSVPNNNRTNTSSSGGQPPPPPPMGGRPNFNRINNTGANNVKDVNQNSKPELPNKVIPGMNSSRPGAPPSPTVNNRPAPTRGKPGPPPVPPQQRRPPAPPAWNKPDTSIPPPPPPSRPPTAAITPPPPPIASIPRQTSMKRPTSSSGGRPLPPPPPNRNVPPPPLHKAPPSSHRPTAAPPPRPPSSRPPPPPPHRGSSQSTALPPPPPSPRLPPPSPTTRAAPNVPPPPPSRNSWAPAPPHPHNNNNAINDFESRFYFHDVNEFPAPADYRNNPKHYPSKSSRKSGTNQQPRPPPGVRAPPPPPMR from the exons ATGCCAGGGCCTCCTCCTCCGCCCCCGCCACCCCCGGGGCCACCACCGCCTCCAATGCCCGGTAAGGGCTCGTCCGGGCCGCCCTCGTCGAAGGATCGCAGCGCGTTGCTGTCGTCGATTCACGGAGgaatgaaattgaagaaaaccGTCACTAATGACCGCAGCTCTCCGCTCGTCGGAG GGAAGTCATCGAGCAGCGCCTCCTCTGGCGGGGGAGGTGGTGGTGGCGGCGGTGGCGGTATGGGCGGCGGTCCACCGGGCCTCGGCGGTCTGTTCGCCGGCGGCATGCCGAAATTACGTTCAACCGGAAACCGATCGGCTACGG GTaacagttctacagttccgCGTCCACTGAAACCACCTGTAACAAGTGATAAACCTTTCTCTACAGCCAATAATAGCGTGCCTAACAATAACAGGACTAATACGAGTAGTAGCGGTGGACAACCACCGCCGCCGCCACCTATGGGTGGTAGACCGAACTTTAATCGTATTAACAACACAGGTGCTAATAATGTGAAAGACGTGAATCAGAACTCGAAACCCGAACTACCGAATAAAGTGATACCGGGAATGAACTCCAGTCGACCGGGGGCGCCACCATCACCTACCGTAAACAACAGACCGGCTCCGACACGCGGTAAACCAGGACCACCTCCGGTACCTCCGCAGCAGCGTCGACCTCCAGCCCCTCCGGCGTGGAACAAACCCGATACATCTATACCGCCTCCCCCTCCTCCGAGCCGGCCTCCGACCGCTGCCATCACGCCGCCTCCACCCCCGATAGCTTCTATACCGCGCCAAACTAGCATGAAACGACCTACAAGTTCATCGGGCGGCCGACCTCTACCACCGCCGCCCCCGAATAGAAACGTACCGCCTCCACCCCTGCATAAAGCACCGCCTTCGAGTCATCGGCCGACAGCTGCCCCGCCCCCGAGACCGCCCTCGAGTCGGCCGCCGCCTCCTCCGCCGCATAGGGGCTCCAGTCAATCGACCGCGTTACCCCCTCCTCCCCCCTCACCGCGATTACCCCCTCCATCACCTACCACGCGAGCGGCGCCGAATGTACCCCCGCCGCCCCCGTCGAGGAACTCATGGGCTCCTGCGCCACCGCATCctcacaacaacaacaacgcaATAAACG ATTTCGAATCACGGTTTTATTTCCATGACGTGAATGAATTTCCGGCTCCGGCCGATTATCGTAATAATCCGAAACATTACCCGAGTAAAAGCAGCCGGAAATCGG gtaCGAACCAGCAGCCGCGTCCTCCACCCGGAGTCAGAGCTCCTCCACCTCCTCCGATGAGGTGA
- the LOC141911610 gene encoding lysosomal proton-coupled steroid conjugate and bile acid symporter SLC46A3-like, producing the protein MGAKDSRPKSCFPCSSMECIKSGAIVAEMVFLMYKSAESLLEPTVKLLIYQEVCLIEYQDHGLCYSLRKHPTEETHVQILSAYYIMYYKILLNFPAIVLGLFCGAWSDIVGRKLLMILPCVGAIIACLFYMFGMLPQSSALAFVLIGAAINGCFGKSAVLSMAVYSYVSDVSSKENRTKKLSKLLAMNFFGLFLGSLLAGSLLDRLSFNFIFLIVMAILAACVIVLLMFLKESVPGIESNDIYPEIEPTKKNGKPFLFNPVNIRDSVEVLIKPRQGHSRFHLVVVFFVVIANQICKAGEIDVTLLFVRYYPLSWSKSLYGYLLAVDYASLGLALCLLLPLLSVIFRIQDVNLVIIGIVFKTSRLVFVSVSDQTWMIFVGVIVGSVSGMIVSGSKSIISKLVDEDEIGKIFSLLSSGETASNLLGAIIFTNLYSVTFQIFPGMAFVIEAAIYIVCLGGIIWIACDGNVYTERIKLFEKAGGSLKNEYGTFSQNDSTPSSLQEIENEIHVQETCVKKESN; encoded by the coding sequence ATGGGCGCCAAGGACAGTAGGCCTAAATCGTGCTTTCCTTGTTCGTCGATGGAGTGCATAAAAAGTGGTGCAATCGTTGCCGAAATGGTGTTTTTAATGTACAAATCGGCTGAGTCACTGTTAGAACCAACTGTCAAGTTACTCATTTATCAAGAAGTATGTTTAATCGAGTATCAGGATCATGGCTTATGTTATAGTTTACGCAAACACCCGACTGAAGAGACCCACGTCCAAATACTCTCGGCATATTACATAATGTATTATAAGATTTTGCTAAATTTTCCAGCGATTGTTCTTGGATTATTTTGCGGAGCTTGGAGCGACATAGTTGGAAGAAAGTTGCTGATGATTCTTCCTTGCGTAGGCGCCATCATTGCGTGCTTGTTTTATATGTTTGGCATGCTACCTCAATCGTCCGCTCTTGCATTTGTTTTAATCGGAGCGGCCATCAATGGCTGTTTTGGAAAAAGCGCTGTACTTAGTATGGCTGTATACAGCTACGTTTCGGATGTGAGCAGTAAGGAAAACCGAACCAAAAAACTGAGTAAACTTTTGGCGATGAAttttttcggactttttctcGGGTCATTGTTGGCCGGTTCACTTCTGGATAGACTCAGTTTTAACTTCATTTTCCTCATCGTTATGGCTATATTGGCCGCGTGCGTAATAGTACTGCTTATGTTTTTGAAGGAAAGTGTGCCCGGAATCGAATCTAACGACATTTATCCCGAAATAGAACCGACGAAGAAGAACGGTAAACCATTCTTATTCAACCCGGTTAACATTCGCGATTCGGTGGAAGTACTTATCAAACCGAGACAGGGGCATTCGCGATTTCACCTTGTTGTCGTTTTTTTCGTAGTTATCGCGAATCAGATTTGTAAAGCTGGAGAAATCGATGTAACTTTACTTTTTGTGAGATATTACCCGTTGAGTTGGTCCAAATCATTGTACGGTTACTTGTTAGCCGTCGATTACGCAAGTCTAGGGTTAGCTTTGTGTTTGCTCTTACCACTATTATCGGTTATATTTAGGATTCAAGATGTGAATTTAGTTATCATCGGTATAGTTTTCAAAACTTCCCGGTTAGTTTTCGTATCAGTCAGCGACCAAACATGGATGATTTTTGTTGGAGTAATAGTCGGTTCAGTCAGCGGTATGATTGTATCCggttcaaaatcaatcattagTAAGTTGGttgatgaagatgaaattggTAAAATATTCTCTTTGCTTTCGAGTGGCGAGACGGCCTCGAATCTACTAGGGGCAATCATCTTCACAAATCTATACTCCGTAACTTTCCAGATATTCCCGGGAATGGCGTTTGTCATTGAAGCAGCAATCTATATCGTTTGTTTAGGTGGGATTATTTGGATCGCTTGCGACGGAAACGTTTATACTGAACGTATTAAATTATTCGAAAAAGCGGGTGGATCTCTAAAAAACGAATACGGTACCTTTAGTCAAAACGATAGTACACCATCGAGTTTGCAGGAAATCGAAAATGAGATTCATGTACAAGAAACATGTGTCAAAAAGGAATCCAACTAA
- the LOC141911985 gene encoding cell division cycle-associated protein 7-like, with translation MDRLKSKLSEYELERLENIRENKELLSRLMADLDTYEFKQSMMKAKPQKTQKRSKRASYEADGRTASARVRRLVMTDRSPPRTRSRAKNPDLNGDHSDDQSDEKTENRMVIKLGFFGSTKRKFDSDDDNSNDSWDGVSPPKRIRVTIERDFRSADDITQDDLDMVADVVSVKKYDHIRGTTCHQCRQKTFDMKTICRSPQCVGVRGQFCGVCLRNRYGEDAKEALKNSEWHCPPCRGICNCSICRRRAGVCCTGILVPLARERGFKDVNAYLQSLRG, from the exons ATGGATCGTCTAAAATCG aaattgagCGAATATGAACTCGAACGTTTGGAAAATATTcgtgaaaataaagaattg CTGTCGAGATTGATGGCTGATTTAGACACTTACGAGTTTAAACAAAGC ATGATGAAAGCGAAGCCGCAGAAAACTCAGAAACGTTCGAAGCGCGCGTCGTACGAAGCAGACGGACGAACGGCGTCTGCTCGTGTCCGTCGTCTCGTCATGACCGACCGCAGTCCGCCGAGAACCCGGTCCCGTGCGAAGAATCCCGATTTAAACGGCGACCATAGCGACGATCAATCCGATGAGAAAACTGAAAAC AGAATGGTgattaaattaggatttttcGGTTCGACGAAGAGGAAATTCGATAGCGATGATGATAATTCGAATGATTCTTGGGACGGAGTG AGTCCCCCGAAGCGAATTCGTGTCACGATCGAACGCGACTTTCGATCGGCAGACGACATCACTCAGGACGACCTCGACATGGTCGCAGACGTCGTATCGGTAAAAAAATACGACCATATTCGC ggTACGACTTGTCATCAATGTCGACAGAAAACGTTCGATATGAAAACGATTTGCAGATCTCCGCAATGCGTCGGCGTCCGAGGCCAG ttttgtgGAGTTTGTTTACGCAATAGATACGGTGAAGATGCGAAGGAAGCGTTGAAGAATTCA GAATGGCATTGTCCGCCGTGTCGTGGTATTTGTAACTGTTCGATCTGTCGTCGTCGAGCTGGTGTTTGTTGTACCGGTATCCTAGTGCCGTTGGCGCGTGAACGAGGATTCAAAGACGTCAACGCTTACTTACAAAG tttaagaGGTTGA